The following DNA comes from Mycolicibacterium aromaticivorans JS19b1 = JCM 16368.
CATCATGTGGGTGAGCAGCGCATAGCTGGCGATGTTGAACGGAACCCCGAGGAACAGGTCGGCGCTGCGCTGGTAGAGCTGGCAGCTCAGCCGCCCGTCGGCCACGTAGAACTGGAACAACGCGTGGCAGGGCGCCAACGCCATCTGCGGGATCTCACCGACGTTCCACGCCGAAACGATGATCCGGCGGCTGTCGGGGTCGGTGCGCAGCAGGTCCAGCGCGGCGCTGATCTGGTCGACGTGCTCACCTGACGGGGTCGGCCACGACCGCCACTGCACCCCGTACACCGGTCCGAGATCGCCGGTGGCAGAAGCCCATTCATCCCAAATGGTCACGCCGTGCTGCTGCAGCCATTCGACGTTGGATTCGCCGCGCAGGAACCACAGCAGCTCGTAGACCACCGACTTCAGGTGCACCTTCTTGGTGGTGATCAAGGGGAAGCCGGCCGACAGGTCGTAGCGCAACTGGTGGCCGAACAGACTGCGGGTGCCGGTACCGGTGCGATCGGATTTCGGTGTGCCCTGCTCGAGCACAAGTCGCAGCAGATCCTCGTACGGCGTGGCGATCGGCACGCCGCCCAGCTTACGTCCGCAGGCAGAGAGTACAAACGAAGCCATGCCGACCATCTCTGACACCGTCACCACCGCCGATGGAACCTGTCCGGTCATCCTCGCCGTTCCCGACGGCCAGGGCCCATGGCCCGGTGTGATCCTGTATCCGGATGCCGGGGGCACCCGCGCGACATTTGTCGACATGGCGGCCCGGCTGGCCGACCTGGGCTACGCGGTGTTGGTGCCCGACGTCTACTACCGCAGCGGCGACTGGGCGCCCTTTGACATGGAGACGGTGTTCAGCGACAAGGCCGAGCGGCAGCGGCTGTTCTCGATGATCGGCAGCGTCACGCCCGACGCGATGGCCGCCGACGCGCGGGCGTTCTTCGACTTCCTGGCCGGCCGCCCCGAGGTGACCGGCGAAGCGTTCGGCACGACCGGCTACTGCATGGGTGGCCGCACGTCACTGACGGTCGCCGGCCGGGTGCCCGAGCGCGTCGCCGCGGCGATGTCGTTTCACGGCGGCGGGCTGGCCACCGACGATCCGGGAAGCCCGCATCTGCTGGCCGATCAGATCACGGCGGCGGTCTATGTCGGCGGAGCCCACGACGACGCCTCTTTCACCCCGGCCCAGTCCGACGCCTTGGACAAGGCGCTGACAGCCGCCGGCGTCGACCACACCATCGAGTGGTACCCCGCCGCGCACGGCTTCGCGGTCCCCGACAACGCGCCTTACGACGAGGCAGCCGCCGCGCGGCACTGGGATGCGATGCGGGACTTCTTCGCGGCCCACCTACCCCGCTGAGCCGTCCTTGTGGCGGGAGTGGCGCAGGCTGGCCACCGCGCGGATGACGCCGCGTGAGGCGTAGACGGCGACGACGCCGGACAGCAGGATCAGGAATACGAACATCACCAGCCAGTTGGTCCGGCTGTGCGGCACGTTCCACCAGACGATGGTGAACAGCACCGCGCAGATGAAGACCACGATGTCGCGCCAGTTGCCCTTGTACGACGAGGCGATCTCGCGCAGCTCGCGGCTTTTCTCGGTCGCGTCGATGAGGTCGACGATCCGCATGTTGATGCTCTCGCGCAGCCTGGCGCGCAACTCGACGTCCTCGTCAGGCAGCTGGTCGAGCAACTCGAGGTCGGCCTTGATGGCGCCGCGCACATCAGGGCCCCGGAGATTGCCGGCGGCGACACCCAATAGCGCCCCGCCGGCGATCGGGGCGGCCCCCAGAGCGATATCAGCGATTCCCGGCATGACACCTCACGTCCTTGATCGGGCGGTTGTTGCAGATGACGGTAGGGCCGACCCGGCCTGCCGGTCCAGAAAAGACGTCAGATCGTGTCGCCCGGTCTCGGACGCGGACGCGTCGCGATAGGCAAGGTCGCAGGGCTGATGACGTAGTTTGACTAGGCGAGCCGATCCCGAGTGGAAGGGCGAGACCGATCCCAGTCACACGCCAGCAGAGCGACAACGCCAGGCGCCGCATCGAACGTCGCGCAGCAGATCGCCGGGCGTCCAACGAGCGCTGGCGCAGCATCCTCCTCGGCGCCACCGAGGTTTTCCGGCGGGAGGGATTTGCCCGAGCCCGGCTCGAAGACGTGGCCGCCGAAGTCGGTATCAACCGGGCGTCTCTCTACTACTACGTCGGAACCAAGGAAGAGTTGCTGCTCGCCCTCATCGAGGAGCCTGCCCGCGACATGACGCGGCACTGCCGTGCCGCACTGGAATCCGACGAGCCGGCCGACGTCAAACTGCGGGTTGCACTGCACTGTTACGTCGACGACCTCCAGAACCATCCGGAGCTGTTCCTGCTGTTCAGCGAGAGTCAGCACATCGCCGCGATCCCCGATGCCCACGGCATCAGCAGCAACGCCGAGGATTATGCCCAGGCCCTACTCGCGATCGTCGAGGAGGGCGTCGGCACAGGCGTTTTCCGCGCCGACCTGGAACCCCGGCTGGTGACCCACGGAATTCTCGGCATGCACAACTGGATTCATCGGTGGTACGTGCCGAGCGGGCGACGCTCATTGACGGAGATCGGCGAAGTCTTCGCCGAGATGATCCTGTCCGGCCTGCGCCCCTGACAGGCCGATGATCGTTCTCCCACAGCATTTTCCGCAGGTGCGGACGACAGGTTGGAGGACGTATTCACTCCATCAGCTGAGCAGCGACGGTAGCGCCGAGATTCCAGCAGGCCTCGAGGTCGTCCTTGGTCGGCTTGCCGGACACGATGACCGTCTCGGCCGCCCGCAGCCAGCCCAACCCCGCGGTGATGCCGTCGACGGCGCGCTGCGCCCCCTCGGTGCCCTCGTTCCCGTGCAGATAGACGCCGAACGGGCGACCTCGGGTGGCATCCAGGATCTGGTAGTAGGACTGGTCGAAAGCGTGCTTGAGCGCGCCGCTGATGTAGCCGAGATTGGCGGGGCTGCCCAGCAGGTAGCCGTCCGCCTCCAACATGTCGGCGGCCGAGCATGTCAGTGCCGGCCTGCGAACCACCTCGACCCCGTCGATCTCGGGGTCGGTCGCGCCGGCGAGCACCGCCTCGAACATCTCGTGGCAGTGCGGCGACGGCGTGTGATGCACAACCAGCAGACGCTTCATCTCCGGCACCGTTCCCAACAGTTGGTCGACGCGGGAGTCAGGACAATGACCGGGATCTGGCGCGTCGTTCGTGTCTCGTAGTCGGCGAAGTACGGATACATCTGCACCAGTCGTCGCCAAAGCTCCTCGCGCTCATCGGCTTTGGCTTCGGCAGCCTCGACAGGGACGGTCACTCCCCTGACCTGAACCTGCGCAGCGGGATTGGCTTTCAAGTTCAGCCACCAGACGGGGTCGGTGTCGCTGCCCGAGTAGGCCGCCGCGATGACGAACCGACCACCGTCCTCGATGTAGATGAGCGGCAGGGTTCGCGACTTACCGGTTTTTCGTCCGGTCACGGTCAGCAGCATCGTCGGATACTTCGGATTCTGGGCCTTGCCGCCGGTCAGCCGGTATGCCAGGGAGTGCAGTCCGCTGATCGCCCGGGTCACCGGTCGCATGGCCGGGCGCCGCAAGACGTTACTCATGGCGTTGAAGAGACGCGCACCCGGCGAATCACTGGTCACCGTCTCCCCTCCGCTTGCATGGCAACGGCTTTGCGCATCGTCTCACGGGCTCGGCTGCGGTCACCCGCGTAGTCGTAGGCCCGCGCCAACCGGTACCACCGCTGCCAGTTGTCCGGATCGGCTTCCAGTTCGGCCCGCACCGTGTCGAACAGCGCGTCGGCGGCATCTCGCTCGATACGTCCCGACGGCGTGCGCGGCAGCTGGCTCACATCGAGTTCCATCCCGGCCTCGACGGCCAGCCGCGCCAGCCGCTGATGGGCGAACCCGGCCCGCAACGTCGCCACCATCGCCCACACCCCGACGACCGGAAGGATCAGCACCCCGATGCCGAGCGCGACCGCGACCGGAGTTCCCGTGCCGACCAGCGTGATACCCGTGCGGCCAAGCAGCAGAAAGTAGACAACCAGGGCCGCACACATGAGGCCGATCAGGAGCTGGATGCGCAGGGCGGCGTTCACAGGTCGAGTAGCGGTTCGATTCCGATGGTGAGGCCAGGCCGGTTGGCGATCTGACGGACGGCGAGCAGCACGCCGGGCACGAACGAGGTGCGGTCCAGGCTGTCGTGCCGGATGGTGAGCGTCTCCCCGAGGGTGCCGAACAGCACCTCCTGATGCGCGACCAGCCCGGTCAGCCGAATGGAGTGCACCGGCACGCCGTCGACATCGGCCCCGCGAGCTCCGTCCAAGCCGGTACTGGTGGCATCAGGGTTGGGCGGCAAGCCTTTTCGCGCTTCGGCGATCAACCGGGCGGTGCGGGTCGCAGTACCCGAGGGGGCGTCGGCTTTGTGCGGGTGGTGCAACTCGATCACTTCGACGGATTCGAAGTAGGGCGCGGCTTTCTGAGCGAAATGCATCGACAGCACGGCACCGATCGCGAAGTTGGGGGCGATCAGAACAGCGGACTCAGGGTGGTCAGCCAGCCAGGACCGGACGGTATCCAGGCGCTCGTCGGTGAAGCCGGTGGTGCCGACGACGGCATGGATCCCGTTGTCGATGAGGAACTTCAGGTTGTCCATCACGACATCGGGATGGGTGAAGTCGATGACCACCTCGGTGTCGCTGCCGG
Coding sequences within:
- a CDS encoding thymidylate synthase, which codes for MPIATPYEDLLRLVLEQGTPKSDRTGTGTRSLFGHQLRYDLSAGFPLITTKKVHLKSVVYELLWFLRGESNVEWLQQHGVTIWDEWASATGDLGPVYGVQWRSWPTPSGEHVDQISAALDLLRTDPDSRRIIVSAWNVGEIPQMALAPCHALFQFYVADGRLSCQLYQRSADLFLGVPFNIASYALLTHMMAAQAGLDVGDFVWTGGDCHIYDNHVEQVTEQLNRDPRPYPELVLAQRDSIFDYTYEDVEIRHYDPHPAIKAPVAV
- a CDS encoding dienelactone hydrolase family protein yields the protein MPTISDTVTTADGTCPVILAVPDGQGPWPGVILYPDAGGTRATFVDMAARLADLGYAVLVPDVYYRSGDWAPFDMETVFSDKAERQRLFSMIGSVTPDAMAADARAFFDFLAGRPEVTGEAFGTTGYCMGGRTSLTVAGRVPERVAAAMSFHGGGLATDDPGSPHLLADQITAAVYVGGAHDDASFTPAQSDALDKALTAAGVDHTIEWYPAAHGFAVPDNAPYDEAAAARHWDAMRDFFAAHLPR
- a CDS encoding TetR/AcrR family transcriptional regulator; this translates as MLLGATEVFRREGFARARLEDVAAEVGINRASLYYYVGTKEELLLALIEEPARDMTRHCRAALESDEPADVKLRVALHCYVDDLQNHPELFLLFSESQHIAAIPDAHGISSNAEDYAQALLAIVEEGVGTGVFRADLEPRLVTHGILGMHNWIHRWYVPSGRRSLTEIGEVFAEMILSGLRP
- a CDS encoding flavodoxin family protein, with translation MKRLLVVHHTPSPHCHEMFEAVLAGATDPEIDGVEVVRRPALTCSAADMLEADGYLLGSPANLGYISGALKHAFDQSYYQILDATRGRPFGVYLHGNEGTEGAQRAVDGITAGLGWLRAAETVIVSGKPTKDDLEACWNLGATVAAQLME
- a CDS encoding nitroreductase family deazaflavin-dependent oxidoreductase; amino-acid sequence: MSNVLRRPAMRPVTRAISGLHSLAYRLTGGKAQNPKYPTMLLTVTGRKTGKSRTLPLIYIEDGGRFVIAAAYSGSDTDPVWWLNLKANPAAQVQVRGVTVPVEAAEAKADEREELWRRLVQMYPYFADYETRTTRQIPVIVLTPASTNCWERCRR
- the dapB gene encoding 4-hydroxy-tetrahydrodipicolinate reductase yields the protein MRVAVLGARGKVGTTMCDAVRAADDLTLSAEVDAGDALSLLTGSDTEVVIDFTHPDVVMDNLKFLIDNGIHAVVGTTGFTDERLDTVRSWLADHPESAVLIAPNFAIGAVLSMHFAQKAAPYFESVEVIELHHPHKADAPSGTATRTARLIAEARKGLPPNPDATSTGLDGARGADVDGVPVHSIRLTGLVAHQEVLFGTLGETLTIRHDSLDRTSFVPGVLLAVRQIANRPGLTIGIEPLLDL